Proteins from a single region of Corvus hawaiiensis isolate bCorHaw1 chromosome 6, bCorHaw1.pri.cur, whole genome shotgun sequence:
- the LOC125327380 gene encoding uncharacterized protein LOC125327380 isoform X2 — protein MMTNLSLSVVPLQTLSAAQLSKPGAGITLEPSEEDKAHTKKSLLECWPGFGRSQVAWSSEVFPVRNPCWGCFPWLSQGEGTTLEFLQPQAGEASPENRFRLVHLTLPPTCGFQGAFWSCGYSQERIFQHLLFKPGIPSPELSRPHLRIIPRIWKSLEKSEERRMRKPGLLRRKMRKCVRMETAATKGWGRHRSSCSLVSLALPEFLAAPHWENLG, from the exons ATGATGACAAATCTATCTCTTTCTGTGGTACCACTGCAAACCCtcagtgcagcacagctcagtaaGCCTGGTGCTGGGATAACCCTGGAACCCTCAGAGGAGGACAAGGCCCACACCAAAAAG AGCCTGTTGGAGTGTTGGCCTGGATTTGGGAGGAGCCAAGTCGCCTGGAGCAGTGAGGTTTTTCCTGTCAGAAATCCATGCTGGGGATGTTTTCCCTGGCTGTCCCAAGGGGAAGGAACAACTCTGGAGTTTTtgcagccacaggctggggagGCATCCCCTGAAAACCGGTTCAGGCTCGTTCATCTGACTCTGCCCCCGACCTGTGGCTTCCAGGGAGCCTTCTGGTCTTGTGGATATTCCCAGGAAAGGATATTCCAGCACCTGCTTTTTAAGCCAGGAATTCCAAGCCCA GAGCTTTCTAGGCCTCATTTGAGGATAATTCCAAGAATTTGGAAGTCGTTGGAAAAGAGTGAGGAAAGAag GATGAGGAAGCCAGgcctgctgaggaggaagatgaggaagtgTGTGAGGATGGAGACAGCGGCCACCAAAGGCTGGGGAAGGCACAGATCCAG CTGTTCCCTGGTGTCATTGGCCCTGCCTGAATTCcttgcagctcctcactgggaAAACCTGGGATAA
- the LOC125327380 gene encoding uncharacterized protein LOC125327380 isoform X1 has protein sequence MMTNLSLSVVPLQTLSAAQLSKPGAGITLEPSEEDKAHTKKSLLECWPGFGRSQVAWSSEVFPVRNPCWGCFPWLSQGEGTTLEFLQPQAGEASPENRFRLVHLTLPPTCGFQGAFWSCGYSQERIFQHLLFKPGIPSPELSRPHLRIIPRIWKSLEKSEERRMRKPGLLRRKMRKCVRMETAATKGWGRHRSRCWDCLWAHVLSSPCRELSGLNSCEVVFFSVGNWKELLIN, from the exons ATGATGACAAATCTATCTCTTTCTGTGGTACCACTGCAAACCCtcagtgcagcacagctcagtaaGCCTGGTGCTGGGATAACCCTGGAACCCTCAGAGGAGGACAAGGCCCACACCAAAAAG AGCCTGTTGGAGTGTTGGCCTGGATTTGGGAGGAGCCAAGTCGCCTGGAGCAGTGAGGTTTTTCCTGTCAGAAATCCATGCTGGGGATGTTTTCCCTGGCTGTCCCAAGGGGAAGGAACAACTCTGGAGTTTTtgcagccacaggctggggagGCATCCCCTGAAAACCGGTTCAGGCTCGTTCATCTGACTCTGCCCCCGACCTGTGGCTTCCAGGGAGCCTTCTGGTCTTGTGGATATTCCCAGGAAAGGATATTCCAGCACCTGCTTTTTAAGCCAGGAATTCCAAGCCCA GAGCTTTCTAGGCCTCATTTGAGGATAATTCCAAGAATTTGGAAGTCGTTGGAAAAGAGTGAGGAAAGAag GATGAGGAAGCCAGgcctgctgaggaggaagatgaggaagtgTGTGAGGATGGAGACAGCGGCCACCAAAGGCTGGGGAAGGCACAGATCCAG atgcTGGGATTGCCTCTGGGCAcatgtgctgagctctccctgcagggaacTGTCAGGCCTTAACAGCTGTGAGGTTGTGTTCTTCTCAGTGGGGAACTGGAaagaattattaattaattaa